The Methanobrevibacter sp. TLL-48-HuF1 genomic sequence AAATACAATTATACCTGTCATGCTGGATGCGGGTGTTAAAGATTTTGAATCATTTACTTTCTTTTTAGACTATGCATATAAGATAATTGTTCCGACAGAAACTATAAAAAGCATTGATGAGATTAAAAAGATTTTTGAAAAGTATCCTAAAGAAAGGATTGTTGTAAGTGTAGATGTTAAAGACAATGAATTATATTCCAGGAATTTAGACATTTCATTAGCTGAATTTAAAGAAATTTTGAAAGAATTGGATCCTGATGAAATAATTCTTTTGGATATTACAAGTGTTGGAACACAAAAAGGTTATAATCAGGAATTATTGAATGATTTTGAAGATTTGAAAGATAAACTGATTATAGCAGGTGGTTTAAATAACAAAGCAGTTAGTGAACTTGAAAATATTGGTATAAAA encodes the following:
- a CDS encoding HisA/HisF family protein gives rise to the protein MIKKVPVLDLKDNVAVSGKSGLRDTYTPLQTVFASSANPIDIANGLSINGADELYIADLDLIESKGHNIHDIKMVNTIIPVMLDAGVKDFESFTFFLDYAYKIIVPTETIKSIDEIKKIFEKYPKERIVVSVDVKDNELYSRNLDISLAEFKEILKELDPDEIILLDITSVGTQKGYNQELLNDFEDLKDKLIIAGGLNNKAVSELENIGIKKVLVGTALHSGEMKLLD